Proteins encoded in a region of the Desulforamulus hydrothermalis Lam5 = DSM 18033 genome:
- the dut gene encoding dUTP diphosphatase gives MLETCNRCRYGVEIIRGDYKCEKQEIKIPRDEALYPFRRCNWFVFKNSLIKVKRVHENAELPKRATPESAGFDLHTVEDFSLEPGEHKAVRTGLAFEIPAGYAMFIFPRSGLAKNHGLTLSNAVGVVDSDYRGEVMVLLHNAGEYKVSFRSGERIAQAVIQTLPDIELVECEELSETARGKSGFGSTGL, from the coding sequence ATGCTGGAAACCTGTAACCGTTGTCGGTACGGTGTTGAAATTATTCGCGGGGATTATAAATGTGAAAAACAAGAAATAAAGATTCCCAGGGATGAAGCACTGTACCCCTTTAGGCGTTGTAACTGGTTTGTGTTTAAAAACAGTTTAATTAAAGTTAAGAGAGTTCACGAAAATGCGGAACTTCCTAAGCGGGCCACCCCTGAAAGTGCCGGCTTTGATTTGCATACTGTTGAAGATTTTTCACTTGAGCCGGGGGAACATAAGGCGGTGCGGACAGGGTTGGCTTTTGAAATTCCGGCGGGATACGCCATGTTTATATTCCCGCGTAGCGGCTTGGCAAAAAATCACGGGCTTACCTTGAGTAATGCTGTTGGTGTGGTGGACTCAGATTACCGGGGCGAAGTTATGGTGCTGCTGCATAATGCAGGAGAATATAAAGTATCCTTCCGTTCTGGTGAGCGAATTGCCCAGGCGGTTATTCAAACCCTGCCGGATATTGAACTGGTTGAGTGCGAGGAATTAAGTGAAACGGCCAGGGGTAAAAGTGGCTTTGGCAGCACCGGTTTATAA
- a CDS encoding tyrosine-type recombinase/integrase: protein MKGLVRKRKDGRWEGRVELPPDPITGKRRQKYVYASKRQECQKLVNDIIYQLQTGTFADAGKLTIDAYLEQWFSVYCKKLETTTKEGYKRYIDNHIIPYFKGKKLKNLRPIHIEEFYNYEREKEYSEKTILQIHRIFSRALKHAVKNGLIPTNPCSLVDPPSPDDFEITVPDVSQFYAILDAARNTEHEIPVLLAGMCGLRREEVFGLTWNDIDFKNSTLTIRQVVVPVSGGLEVKPPKTKKSARTISVPADVLKVLAVKKSIGYVISNDGNPSHPGNYSHRFKNFLASNKLPHIRFHDLRHFHATLMLDADIDIRHVQNRLGHSNITMTSKYQHIRPKGDVAVVEKIDQYLRGGQNAGQKQN, encoded by the coding sequence ATGAAAGGATTGGTTCGTAAACGGAAAGATGGAAGATGGGAAGGCCGAGTAGAGTTACCACCAGACCCTATTACTGGGAAGCGTAGACAGAAATATGTATATGCTAGCAAGAGGCAAGAATGTCAAAAGCTAGTAAACGATATAATATATCAACTTCAAACTGGAACATTTGCTGATGCAGGGAAGCTCACAATTGACGCATATTTAGAGCAATGGTTCTCGGTATATTGCAAAAAATTAGAAACAACTACTAAAGAAGGATATAAAAGATACATTGACAATCATATTATCCCATATTTCAAGGGCAAAAAACTTAAAAACCTCCGACCAATACACATCGAGGAATTTTATAATTACGAAAGAGAGAAGGAATATTCAGAGAAAACAATATTGCAGATACATCGAATCTTTTCAAGGGCCTTGAAGCATGCAGTAAAAAACGGGTTAATACCTACTAACCCATGCTCCTTAGTAGATCCACCTAGCCCTGATGATTTTGAAATAACCGTGCCTGATGTGTCACAGTTTTATGCAATATTAGATGCAGCAAGAAATACTGAGCACGAAATACCTGTTCTTTTGGCTGGCATGTGTGGCCTTCGAAGGGAAGAAGTATTCGGACTCACATGGAATGATATTGACTTTAAAAATTCTACCTTAACCATTCGACAGGTTGTTGTTCCTGTCTCTGGCGGCCTAGAAGTAAAACCACCAAAAACAAAAAAGTCAGCAAGAACCATTTCGGTCCCTGCTGATGTTTTAAAAGTTTTAGCTGTTAAAAAATCCATAGGTTATGTAATATCAAACGACGGCAACCCTAGTCATCCAGGTAATTATTCTCACCGCTTTAAAAACTTCCTAGCTTCTAACAAGCTCCCACATATAAGGTTCCATGATTTAAGACACTTCCATGCAACACTAATGTTAGATGCAGATATAGATATACGGCATGTACAAAATAGGCTTGGCCACAGCAATATTACAATGACATCAAAATACCAACATATACGTCCAAAGGGAGATGTAGCAGTAGTAGAAAAAATAGACCAGTACCTTCGCGGTGGTCAAAACGCTGGTCAAAAGCAAAATTAA